In a genomic window of Flavobacterium lipolyticum:
- a CDS encoding SWIM zinc finger family protein, producing MTDLEYNYKGISTYSKTKGINNLVLAHQTEIEEVNNIPCFFWGSLTDPYVTAKCWSTIAKVVRSSFGPVPPSLRDPIVSAGSERLRFEGFSSCNGVYVRLDMKPEAIDGEFIANGTTNVDFNDPMLNALNAIQKNEKVTLAVGQQDVQVITSKAKVVEKKVTLPMRWIKGLTSVQLYLADMDLKFELNKIQTIQLFQSLPKGSVKGDFFITKRAGKFMFSTLATTDSVRIGGVQRLRLLEGILAIVDKIFVYESDDKQTCAIVCEFGKMQLLMAFSPDSYRGFSGEGNVLETMTENLPMEWVYGLNSLLKSNEMFDPTMLSIENDIDFSTMDNLTSNLSSMGLLGYDLSEKAHFYRRLPFKTERILSLNPRLKNAKKLIDKAEVEISERRADYIEAKVKGSGVVHKVIIDNTSQRCTCDWFTAYQGKRGICKHILAVKMILS from the coding sequence CATCAAACCGAAATTGAGGAAGTCAATAATATTCCGTGCTTTTTCTGGGGTAGCTTAACAGATCCTTATGTTACAGCAAAATGCTGGAGCACGATTGCCAAAGTAGTGCGTTCGAGTTTTGGACCAGTTCCGCCCAGCCTTCGTGACCCAATTGTTTCTGCCGGTTCAGAAAGACTTCGTTTTGAAGGATTTTCGTCCTGCAACGGAGTTTATGTAAGATTGGACATGAAACCCGAAGCCATCGACGGCGAATTTATTGCCAATGGAACGACTAATGTTGATTTTAACGATCCAATGCTGAATGCGCTAAATGCGATTCAAAAAAATGAAAAAGTAACCCTTGCCGTTGGTCAGCAAGATGTTCAGGTGATAACCAGTAAGGCAAAAGTGGTCGAGAAAAAAGTGACTTTGCCCATGCGCTGGATTAAAGGATTAACCAGTGTTCAGCTTTATTTGGCTGATATGGATTTGAAGTTCGAACTCAATAAAATACAAACCATTCAGCTTTTCCAAAGCCTGCCGAAAGGAAGCGTAAAAGGGGATTTTTTTATCACCAAAAGAGCCGGAAAATTTATGTTTTCGACTTTGGCTACAACCGACAGTGTGAGAATAGGGGGTGTTCAAAGACTGCGTTTGTTAGAAGGGATTTTGGCGATTGTAGATAAGATTTTTGTTTACGAATCAGATGATAAGCAGACTTGTGCTATTGTTTGCGAATTTGGTAAAATGCAGTTATTGATGGCTTTTTCTCCGGATTCGTATCGTGGTTTTTCGGGTGAAGGAAATGTTCTGGAAACCATGACGGAAAATTTACCAATGGAATGGGTGTACGGATTAAACAGTTTATTAAAATCGAATGAGATGTTTGACCCGACCATGCTTTCGATTGAAAATGATATTGATTTTAGTACGATGGATAATCTAACGTCCAATTTATCTTCCATGGGATTATTAGGTTATGATTTAAGCGAAAAAGCTCATTTTTACCGTCGTCTTCCCTTTAAAACAGAACGTATTTTATCTTTAAATCCGAGATTGAAAAATGCGAAAAAGCTAATTGATAAGGCAGAGGTGGAAATCTCAGAACGCAGAGCCGATTATATTGAAGCCAAAGTAAAAGGTTCCGGCGTGGTACATAAAGTGATCATTGACAATACTTCACAAAGATGTACCTGTGATTGGTTTACGGCTTATCAGGGAAAGAGAGGAATCTGCAAGCATATTTTGGCGGTGAAAATGATACTTTCTTAA